From the Candidatus Zixiibacteriota bacterium genome, the window GAGAAGTAGCCCAGAATAATTCCAATGAAGACCAGAGTAACACCGAAGCTGAGGATACCATAGGCTGACCATCCGGCGTATGGGCGGAGAGTCGTCCGGTTGGGATTGGCTGGATCATAATACACGGTAATTTCCCGTCCTGCGGGATAGCTTTTGACGATAACTTCAGCGGTGTTGCGTTTTGCGTTCCGACCGCCAAAACTTGCCGGGTCGAAATTTGTGCTGTCAATATGTCTTACTCCCTCGACATAATATTCAAAGACGACATTTGGATGAAAGGCGCGAACACCCAAGACATTTGATCTGAGTACTGTCCCGCTTACATTGGGCCAATGACGGATCTCAGCGGCTTTCTCTATTTTGTCAACGCCACGATAAATCAGATAGGCCCCAAGAAAGAGGGAGACAAACGCGAAGATAAGTCTAAACGACCTGCG encodes:
- a CDS encoding DUF3592 domain-containing protein is translated as MMSGNNPKNAEPFFLRRSFRLIFAFVSLFLGAYLIYRGVDKIEKAAEIRHWPNVSGTVLRSNVLGVRAFHPNVVFEYYVEGVRHIDSTNFDPASFGGRNAKRNTAEVIVKSYPAGREITVYYDPANPNRTTLRPYAGWSAYGILSFGVTLVFIGIILGYFSLRKRTQQTSKPSVAASA